A single region of the Streptomyces sp. NBC_00425 genome encodes:
- a CDS encoding aldo/keto reductase yields the protein MPFARLASATTPTCHIGFGLAAVGRPGYIDLGRDRDLPQDRSVEALRARTHELLDAAYAQGVRYFDAARSYGRSEEFLAGWLAAHPEVDDAVVGSKWGYTYTADWSTDAQTHEVKDHGLATYERQRRETDGLLGDRLDLYQIHSVTPDSPALTDKELHAKLAEAAARGRTVGFSTSGPAQADAIRAALAVTVDGEPLFRTVQSTYNLLETSAGPALAEAREAGLTVIVKEGMANGRLAGPAAPDALASVAQETGLGCDAVALAVILRRPWAGVVLSGAATTAQLASNLHAAAVDLDDGLLERLAGLSEDPQAYWERRSRLPWH from the coding sequence ATGCCCTTCGCCCGCCTCGCTTCAGCGACCACCCCCACCTGTCACATCGGCTTCGGACTCGCCGCCGTCGGCCGCCCCGGCTACATCGACCTCGGCCGTGACCGGGACCTCCCGCAGGACCGCAGCGTCGAGGCACTCCGCGCCCGGACGCACGAACTCCTGGACGCCGCCTACGCCCAGGGCGTCCGCTACTTCGACGCGGCCCGCTCCTACGGCCGCTCCGAGGAGTTCCTCGCGGGCTGGCTCGCCGCCCACCCCGAGGTCGACGACGCCGTCGTGGGCAGCAAATGGGGGTACACCTACACGGCCGACTGGTCGACGGACGCGCAGACGCACGAGGTCAAGGACCACGGCCTCGCCACCTACGAGCGTCAGCGCCGGGAGACGGACGGCCTGCTCGGCGACCGGCTCGACCTCTACCAGATCCACTCGGTGACCCCGGACAGCCCGGCCCTCACCGACAAGGAACTGCACGCGAAACTGGCGGAGGCCGCAGCGCGCGGCCGCACGGTCGGCTTCTCCACCAGCGGCCCCGCCCAGGCCGACGCCATCCGCGCCGCGCTCGCCGTGACGGTCGACGGCGAGCCCCTCTTCCGCACCGTCCAGTCGACCTACAACCTCCTGGAGACCTCGGCCGGCCCGGCCCTCGCCGAGGCCCGCGAAGCCGGACTCACGGTGATCGTGAAGGAGGGCATGGCCAACGGTCGTCTCGCCGGTCCGGCCGCACCCGACGCCCTCGCGTCGGTGGCGCAGGAGACGGGTCTCGGCTGTGACGCCGTCGCGCTCGCGGTGATCCTGCGCCGGCCCTGGGCCGGCGTCGTCCTCTCCGGCGCGGCGACCACCGCCCAGCTCGCGTCCAACCTGCACGCCGCGGCCGTCGACCTCGACGACGGCCTGCTGGAGCGGCTGGCCGGGCTGTCGGAGGACCCGCAGGCCTACTGGGAGCGGCGCAGCCGACTGCCCTGGCACTGA